GGCCCCTTATTCATAATGCTCTGTTACCGACGCCCATATACTGTAATAGTGAAAAAGGACACACACAAGACATatcgctacacacacacacacacacgggacagacagctacacacacacacaacagactgCCTTCACACAAACAGAAATACAACAGTCACAGACAAAAatgcagacaggcacacacacacaccacaggagAACAGATACACATAATaaagaaagacacacacagtacagatacacaaacacacaaacaaggACAGATACACATGCCACAGAagaacagatacacacaggacagacgGATACACTCACCATAGGCGAACACATagtaaagacagacacacacacacgatggacagacatacacaccaggagaacagatacacacaggacagacacatacacaccacaggagaatagatacacacaggacagagacacaacACAGGagaaaagatacacacacacaataacagatATACATTCAGTGGAAAATAGATACACATAAGACACAGTCATACAACAcaggacagaaacacacactacaggaaaataaataaacacacaagaGAACAGGTACACACagaatagatacacacacacgccacagAAGAACAGATACACAaaagacagagacacacatatcagaacagatacacagacagacacaaatgcATCACATCTCCTAAAACTTCTTGCTCCAACTGTAATCCCTATGCTCacccacatttttaactcctccctctactctggtacatttccctcctccttcaagcatgcaacagttataccatttcTCAAagacagcaagcttgaccctacctatctttctaactatcggcctgcctccctcctgccttttgcctctaaactccttgaacgtcttgtatgctcttgcttgctccattttctcaacccctattctctcttagacctctacaatctggcttccacactgctcactccactgaaacagccctcacaaaaataactaatggcctccatgctgccaaagacagaggtcattacactctgctaatactactcgacctctctgtagcatttgatactgtggaccaccctcttctccttcacattctccatactcttggcattcatatcaaagctctatcctggatctcctcttacctctcccatcatactttcagcatctgttctgctaacacctcctcctcctctatcgacctctctgtgggggtactccAAGGCTCTATCCTGGGatttctcctcttttctctgtacacactttctctaggtaaCCTAATTACATCTCTtgagttcaaatatcacctctatgctgacgacaaataaatgtactttacaacccctgaccttacacctgctgtacagaccaaagtttctgaatgtctctctgcgatatcatcctggatggccctccgccgacttaaacgcAACATGTCAAAAaaaagctcctcatacttcctcccaaacctggccctgctaccaccttccacattccTATTGGAAGTTCAGTCATACACCCCGTAGCCCAAGCCcgatgcctaggggtcacactagaCTCCTCTCTCAatttctcctctcatattcaaaatgtatctaaaacctgtcactttttcctccgcaatatcacaaagatacgcctgttcctctgttgctagagtgctaaaactctgactcagaccctcattctctcccgtctcgattactgtaacctcctgctgtacggccttcctgcctctcacctgtctcccctacaatctatcctaaatgctgctgccagaatcactctactctttcctaaatctgtctcagcgtctcccctgctgaaatcctctcctggcttcctatcaaatcccgcatctcacattcaattctcttcacttttaaaacttaacacttttctgcccctccttacatctcagccctaatttctcgctattccccatcccgactcttgcgttccgctcaaggacgTCTGCTCTCTACctgtggcggtgaaggggttaaccaggccaccaATAAAGGTATCgtacccggctggttaaccccacACCTTGTTGAGGATGAAGGGTTTAATTGTATGGCCAccacaatgccatgtttcccctataCACTGTCCCTactgtccctgttttgcagctcagaacCTAGCAGCAGTTATGAGAATAAATGCGtaatgtgcaaactgtattcgcGACACACGGGGGAGATCCTAGTGCTGTGCCAAGCGTTAATAGCATAAGCGTGTTTGCAGGTAGCGGCTGCATTGAAGTGCTTTATCAATTCCTAAACCGCAGACGGTGAAACcacaaagtcaattggataagtggtctgcggtctagctgaagtgcctgAGAGCAACAATGTATCCAGCCGTCTTGTAATCCACAATGTGAATTGGTGAAGggcgtctgcggttaccgatcaaagccagcatggatacattgtatgccgtcTTGTAACCCAGAACGATTATAGGTcagaccgcaaaccacatcacagagcccattcaattaagaGGCTAACTTGCGCTAGGAAGGAGCTGGCAGTCTAATTTTTGTAATACAGTTAGTTGAGAATgtaacatgcacatacatattgtttttatgtcccccacacatactgaaactacatataaaaataacgtGTTTCAATGAGGTTTTAAAATGTGAagacaggaaccctttcctgtcagCCCGGCAATTAATCCATTAACATCTCAATATGTtaaggatgaatgagctgaggaatttttcatctccgtacttcaatgggcaccctgctgagttggtgtcccagtgtctagagaagtccggagttgaaaagcctcagagaccctaggtgttagggtggccggatTATTGCAAAGTGCCAGATATCAGTGCGAAATATGGGATAacaacacttggtagccaaaccccagacttagtgttgccaggtaaggggtttggcctggtatgctaagcagctaaGGTGTCAAGTTTGCACATGCTCttagcaaaccgggaagcaacttctgccctttttgtgagctactggcaagtctgggataggtgggaaaagttattcccatGGGGGGATTAGCTGGGTATGTTAgaaataggacccttaaccctataaaaatgcctgtaGCCCAGTCATAGAGAGATTAATCTGAGTTCCATCTAAGACTCGTCCAagttacagcgtcagcggttccggagtgtggggttaacaacatcgtaaccaaggatcgtgcccctcttccagaattcgtttgagctaaggattcccgaacgaatcctgtaaggacctaACGAAAAgattccttttggcggagatataggggtaGCAAGTTGCacccctagccaaggattgtcgcATGGCTCAAATTGCGCACcaacttgcatgcgtgcaggggtatccagagactttgttttcaagtcattcGTTTCGTggatattttattttgtttccccatcccagtaagtgtttattaattgtaattgtgaagaattgtgtgtttatctgaaaaggaaataaattacaatttattttgtccTCCTTgatgtgctcaatccagaatcccggtattaatgtgttgatgagacctggtctaccgtgacactaccccatttgtatctaaagccctctcctgccttaaacctttctcactgactgccccacacctctggaatgcccttcccctcagtacctgactaccaccctctctatccacctttaagacccacctaaaACTCCCcctgcttaacgaagcacatGAGTAGCTCgggtggctaacactatacacatgatacataaagcttggccccttgcagacacacttaccagtatgccctcctagTGTATCTGTATGTTTCTCctaccaattagagtgtaagctcttcggagcagggactccttttcctaaatgttacttttatgtctgaagcacttattcccatgatctgttatttgtattatttgttatttatattattgtcacatctattactgctgtgaagcgctatgaacattaatggcgctatataaataaagacatacatacagacacacaggagGATATATACAGTGGATAACAGATACACATaggacacacacacgtgagaacatatacagacagacacagtagaacaagcacacccacacacataggaGAAAAGACACCTACACAGACACAGTAgaatagatacacacagacagatgcACACAGGAGATAACATATTTCGTAGCGCTGTACAATAAGGTTGGAGGATGAAAACCATAAAATAAGCATAAATatacattgttacagtttgtTAGGAGGGCCCTGCACCAAGTAGCTTACAATATATGAgtaagggtaagtggaaacataaggtacagTGGATAAGAAGGTTGGGGTGTGTTGGATGGCTGCTTGTTAATTGAAGGATTTGATGTTTGAGAAGTGGGATTATACTATACTCACCAGGCTTCTATTTGTGTCTGATGTTTTTGATTATGGGCACCAGCGGACCCGGTGCGATATGACTATTTAAATCTCTCAAGACTTTGAGCCTATACTCTTTAACAAAGCACTGTGGCAggtgcgaaacgcgttggtgtttcTCTTCCCCAGTTCATGtgccattaaagtttttttgcaACTAGCATCGTCAGTCCAGGTCTGATACTTTGTGCTGTGCACCTCTATTAGATTTTTGTTCTCATTTTTTTCTTGATATCTGCTGTAGGGGGTCTGTGTTTTGTGCAGCTGACTTCATTTACGCCAAAGACGCGGCCAAAGGGCGGGCAAAGGTTGTCAGTCATTTTCTGATGTTGcagctgctctgttattggtcttggataaaatatttcagatgtacattgaagcatttccatcttcacacagtacctgctctcacagctctacgaGAAACATAAACTCCATTGTAATACACAGCAGCGGGACAGGCGCGATATTACGGTAGACAGTGATTCACCCTTCCATTTATTAACCTCATACTTTGTTCATCACAAAGAACCCCTCCAGATCTGTCAAAAACACATTCTCCTTTCCTGAGTCTGTTTGTATTGTCAGCATTGTTATAAGCATACATTTTAGTCATAGGTACAGTACTTAGACCATTGTCAGATGTATTCTTGTTGAAATAGTCgaacaataaaatatacatttaaatttGAAAATGGCAGAAAACGTTATTTTTCCTTGAGGATAGATAGTGCCCAAGAAGTAATATTTAGAATTAATTGAAGTAGTTGGCGTTGGAGAAGAAAATGGGATTATGCTGAGGTTGAGCTCTGAGAGCAGGTAATATGTGAAATATGTATCTGAAATATTTTATCCAAGACCAATAACAGAGCATCTGTAACAGCTGCAAATGTCTGACACCCTTTGGCCTCACCTTTGGCGTGAGTGAAGTTGGCTGTACAGTACACAGACCCCTACAGTAGACATGCAGCGTGGAGGGGCTGACAAACTCCAGGTCTTTGAAGTTTTGTCTCTTCTTCTTCATGTGATGTTAACCCTATCCATGCTGTATTAGTGGACTGGAGCAGTGAAGGTATATTGACTGTAGTAGCCAACCagaatggaggaaactgcccagcctcCTAACAActgccctgctttctccctgAGGATTCCAATAACACTGGAGTCATTACACATACCTAACATGGGTACCTTTTACCACAATGTCACATATAAGGGAATAAGATTCAAAAGGAGTAATACTTTTAATTACTCATTTATATCAAGATATAaacattcaaaacaatataaatattatttcacatcacagtaGGTTTCTGAAAGGTTTAACTCAGTGGCATTTACAGCACACGTATGCATTGTCAGGGGTTCTCTCGCAGTATAGATTCGTGTCTGATTCCCATCACAAGGAGTCAGGACATCCCTTCTGTTTGGCATTAACTCTGGTCCCTGGTGTTTGATGTCGGCTCAAGGGTGCTATGTCTGAGGGTTAATTATACATCTGTGACCTTTTTCATAGCTCAGCTAACTTAACACACTGTGTTCTAGGAAGGACTAGAACAGTTCAGTCATCAAAACCTATTTCAATAGATTTGCAAAAAATAGCTATATAAAAAGTAATTTAACACCCGAGAGTTGCTTGCAATTTTGCCACAGTACTTGTTTAGCTTACAGTGCAATTTGGGATGTGTTTTATATTCATTCAAATGTTCAGCCAGTAATGTTACATTACGTTTATGCTACGAATTAACTTATTTTCTCATACTGCATTTATTTCCCACAGATAAACCCATTAGCAGAAGTACACCTGCAGGAGGGCACACTCCTCTTTGCTCTCCAGATCGTGTAAATGAAGAAAACCGGGttgttaaaaatgatcaaggaaCAAATTACTTTAATAAACCAAGTAAGAGACAGAGTAAAGCTGTGAGAATTATGGCTGAGGAATCAGGCTCACGTAAAGAAGAAAATCCCACAGTCTCCCACATTTATACACCAAGAGAACATGCAGGGACTGAATATGCATCTACTCATATTGAGAAGTGGGAAAAAGGAAACACAGAAGAACAAAAAATTCACAACAATGTCTCAGTAATGAAGTATAAGTGCAGTGAATGTGGTAAAAACTTTAATACTAAAGCAGCTTATACAATTCACCAAAGAACACACACTACAGAAAGGCTgtataagtgctctaaatgtcaGAAATGCTTTACTAGTAACTCTGATCTTGTTATACACAAGACAATTCACAAGGAAGGGAAGTTGTTtccttgctctgaatgtgggaaacactTCTCTCGTAAATCATTTCTATTtagacatcagagaattcacagaACAGAGAAACAATTTTCTTGCTCTAAATGTGGTAAATGTTTTTCCAATAACTCAAATCTTGTTAGACACCAAAAAtctcacacaggagagagaccattTGGTTgttctgaatgtgagaaaagtTTTTCCCAGAATTCACATCTTGTTACACATCAAataattcacacaggagagaagccatttCTGTGCTCTGAATGTGGAAAATGTTTTTCTCACAGCTCAACGCTTATTAAACATCAGAGaatacacacaggagagaagccatttgtttgctctgagtGTGGTAAATGTTTTTCCCAGAACTCTCATCTTGTAACACATCAGCTacttcacacaggagagaagcaatTTGTgtgctctgaatgtgagaaatATTTTTTCTGTAAGTCAGATCTTGTTAGTCATCAGATAATTCACACAATAGAGAAGCCATTTgtgtgctctgaatgtgggaaatgtttttccgAGAATTCACATCTTGTAACACATCAGATAGTTCACACGGGAGAGAAGCAATTTGTgtgctctgaatgtgagaaatgGTTTTTCCGTAAGTCAGATCTTGTTAGTCATCAGATaactcacacaggagagaagccatgtatgtgctctgaatgtgggaaatgttttttcAACAGATCAAAACTTGTTAAACATAAGAGAATTCACGTAGTAGAGAGACCATTTGTTTGcgctgaatgtgggaaatgtttttcacAGAACTCACAACTTGTTAAACATCAGATAATTCACACAGGAAAGAAGCCATTTgtgtgctctgaatgtgggaaatgttttttcCGTAAATCAGATCTCGTTAGTCATCAgataattcacacaggagagaagccatttttttgctctgaatgtgggaaatgttttcccTTTAGATCAgatcttgttaaacatcagaggGTTCACACTGGAGAGAGACCATTTCTTTGCTccaaatgtgggaaatgtttttcctttaaaacaaatcttgttaaacatcagaggattcacacaggagagagaccatttgtttgctctgaatgtgggaaatgtttttcccAGAACCAACATCTTATtagacatcagagaattcacacacAAAAGAGACTAATTGCTCTTAATGTGGAAAATGCTTTACCCAAAGTTCAGACCTTGCTAAACATCAGAGGCACCACAGAGAAAGATATACAGCATTAAAAATGTCACTGAGAGAATCATGGATTTTTGCTATCAAAAACTTAAAGACATTAAGAGTATGTGATTGAAGGGGCCCTTAAATAAAAGTTATACCCAGCCTGTGGCCTCTTTGCCCTTCAGGTACCTTCATTTCAGAGTGAAATAGAAgtgaacatttatttacaatagggTATAGCATTTTGGCCTGTATACCCTCCCCCTAATCACATACACCGAAGGCCTCCTACAGTGTTTCCTCTGTCCTATAACTGGCTTATGCTATTTGCTGCATGACACCAACTGAGATGAGGCCTTTGATGCTTCCTAGATTTGAGACACAGTGACACCCTCGG
The Ascaphus truei isolate aAscTru1 chromosome 13, aAscTru1.hap1, whole genome shotgun sequence DNA segment above includes these coding regions:
- the LOC142465302 gene encoding uncharacterized protein LOC142465302, with amino-acid sequence MINKDKILNHTLEIIYLLTGEDYIVVKKHGKHVTDSSSPCVPERFCRTQRPIMENPTNSLIHERNNDKKLMSEKILEHTNIIIHLLAGEVPIKCDDVAVYFSMEEWEYLEGHKECYKDVMMENDQNLSSLDKPISRSTPAGGHTPLCSPDRVNEENRVVKNDQGTNYFNKPSKRQSKAVRIMAEESGSRKEENPTVSHIYTPREHAGTEYASTHIEKWEKGNTEEQKIHNNVSVMKYKCSECGKNFNTKAAYTIHQRTHTTERLYKCSKCQKCFTSNSDLVIHKTIHKEGKLFPCSECGKHFSRKSFLFRHQRIHRTEKQFSCSKCGKCFSNNSNLVRHQKSHTGERPFGCSECEKSFSQNSHLVTHQIIHTGEKPFLCSECGKCFSHSSTLIKHQRIHTGEKPFVCSECGKCFSQNSHLVTHQLLHTGEKQFVCSECEKYFFCKSDLVSHQIIHTIEKPFVCSECGKCFSENSHLVTHQIVHTGEKQFVCSECEKWFFRKSDLVSHQITHTGEKPCMCSECGKCFFNRSKLVKHKRIHVVERPFVCAECGKCFSQNSQLVKHQIIHTGKKPFVCSECGKCFFRKSDLVSHQIIHTGEKPFFCSECGKCFPFRSDLVKHQRVHTGERPFLCSKCGKCFSFKTNLVKHQRIHTGERPFVCSECGKCFSQNQHLIRHQRIHTQKRLIALNVENALPKVQTLLNIRGTTEKDIQH